The sequence TCCAATGGTTGGTTAGTTTCAGTCAGGCAGGCTAGACATTGAAATGCTAATTATAGAAAACATTCacagtgggggtggggggactTCTCAGTGAACTGCTGATAACTGCTGATAATCCTGGGCGTTTACAGGAATTATCAGGCATTCACAGGGTGGATAATCTCAGTTTTCATGCAGTGAGGACAATGTTGATGGAGCATGTgatccactgacctgagagagtccagtttacagtgaggactcttaagtccttcacacagcagcttcactcctgaatcctgcagatcattgttactcaggtccagatgtttcacactggaggactgagagctgaggactgaggacagagctgcacagcttctctctgagagacgACAGTAACTCAACCTTATGAAGAATCAGAGAAACCttacagatgtttgtctgtgagataattaaagacatgttcttctaaagtcacatactcaactttcttggaggctttgatcactgggagcagcttcagaaaagcttcctctgaaggagagaaactcttcaggtcaaagacatccagatgttcttgtgatgacagtaagatgaagaccagagctgaccactgagcaggagacagtTTCTCTGTGGAGAGACGTCCTGAATTCATGTACCGTTGGATCTGCTCCAGCAGAGAGCGATCATTCACTTCATTCAGACAGTGGAACAGGTTGATACTTCTCTCTGTGGACAAACTCTCACTCAGCTTCTTCTTGATGTATTTAACTGTTCTTTGATTGGTCTGtgagtcacttcctgtctgtgtcagcaggccttgtaggagcctctgattggtcggcagtgaaagacccagcaGGAAGCGGAGGAACAAGTCCAAGTGTCCATTTGGACTCCGTAAGGCCTCGTCCACAGCACTCTGATGGAGAAGGTTAAAGTCAGGCTGACCTCCACTATGGGGAAGGTTCAGTGGTTTATGTTCCAGCAGGTTGACTTTAGAGCTGATGAAGGTCTGATGGACATGAAGAGCAGCCAGAAACTCCTGAAGGCTCAGGTGGATGAAGGTGAACACCTTGTCCTGGTACAGGCTGCTCTCCTCTCTGAAGACCTGTGTGAACACTcctgagcacactgaggctgctcTGAGGTCCATGCCACACTCTGTCAGGTCACTGTCATAGAAGATCAGCAttcctttctgcagctgctcaaaagccagttttcccaTGGACTCCATCATCTCCCTGCTCTGTGGACTCCAGTGTGGATCTGTGGCAGCTCCTCCATCAAACTTCACCAtcttgactttgttctgaaggaccacatagtggctgtagatctgagtcagagtcctgggcagctctccctcctctctgctcttcaacacgtcctccagaactgtagcagttatccagcagaagagcgggatgtggcacatgatgtggagACTACGACACGTACTGATGTGGGACATGATCCTGCTGACCTGCTCCTTATCTGTGGACCTCCTCCTGAAGTACTCCTCCTTCTGAGGGTCCGTAaaccctctgacctctgtcaccatgtccacacactcaggagggatctgattggctgctgcaggccgtgtggttatccagaggcgagctgatggaagcagttctcctctgatgaggtttatcagcagaacctccactgaggtggactctgagacatcagtcagggtctgagtgctgaggaagtccagagggagccgacactcatccagaccatccaagatgaacaaaaccaggaagtcctggaagctgcagattcctgcttctttgcttccagagaagaagtgatcaacaagtcccaccaagctgaaactcctccccctcagcacgttcagctctctgaaggtcagtgggaatgtgaagtggacctcctgctgggctttgtcttcagcccagtctacagtgaacttgtgtgttaagagtgttttcccaatgccagccacgccctttgtcatcactgtcctgattggtcgaggtcttccaggaggagctttaaagagctcttctagtgtgatggctctttctgctgtgtctgatctcctggatgctgtttctatctgtatgacctcatgttcctggttgacctctccaccccctccctctgtgatgtagagctctgtgtagatctccttcaggagggttggacttcctgctttagccacgccctcagacacacactggaatTTTTTCTTCAGCTTGGACTTCAGCTCACGTTGGTATCGATGAGcctttgttcctgaatgaagacaaacttaatgttagagtggacaagtcagagcaggtttgaacattggagatcaaagtgtgtgatgttctcagtctggatggttcctcagattaaatgtgactgattgaattgtgttttcaaaaagaaaagccagctttgtgtccttcatgtgatgttcctcacagtgaagatgttcacatgctcttactgctctgcagacgctcagccagctcctcctgcttcatcctcttcaggaaatacagtgtgatgttcagaaaggcctccctgctccccctctgctcctcatcttcatcctccatctgactctctgagcactctggatcatctccatccacaatcttctgcatgtgtttgagttcagccttaacaaagctgatgatgttgtcctccagcagctggaacacaaacacattaaaggtgatGAGTGAAGGCCTGCTccaatcatctgtgtgtgtgtgtgtgtgtgtgtgtgtgtgtgtgtgtgtgtacagtggtttgatcacagactgacacaggtttagtgtctttgtagacgTACACACCGTAAAGATGGCATCAAgctcagctccagaggaaccatccacaccctccaagctgctgtggagaagacacagacactcagacatgttgaggagcagctggaggaaaaaaaaaaaaaaaaatatatatatatatatatatatatacaaaaataataaataaacatgaaaacaccATACACATATAAAACTAATTAACTAAGGCTCCTGTGGTGAGGGCGGTCCAGGTGAACCAATTTCTTCCAAAGCTGGTGGTCCTGTACCAGCAGATCTGCATCCTCCACAACAAGTCTGTGTTGTCTGAGTTATGATGTTGACCcattgtgggcggggcttgcCTCCTGGTTGTCTCCAACCTGCTTCCCTTGGGTCAAACTGGAGAATAGCTTTCGTCAGATGGTCAGGAGGTAGGTGAAGGACATGGCCAAACCAGCATGTGCGTCGCTGTGCAGCCGAAGCAAGATGCTCTAGGCTGACATGTGTGGGCTCTTTGCCCttcattagaataaaaatagacaaataaatacttgaaatcatttaaactgtgaaccctgaatctataatctatgaaagtttacctttttgaatgaaattatggaaattaaacaacttttccatgatatccAAATTTTTTATAAAGGGTCTGTATAAGAGGGTGTGCACACTTTAGCAACctcattctctcagtttttatttatttatttttacttcatctcCCTGAAacgtttcagtttgtttttcaattgtattgtacaggttataggtcacattaaaggtggaaaatactgtgaaattatttatttatattgtccCTCCTCTGCTTACTCTCCATAATCGTTTTGAAGCCCTCTCATACTAAAATAAAGACAGACTCAGTCCAATTGAGCGACTGAAACAACCACCAGGAAAACTCCTCCACCACTGCTGGGACTGAATTCCCATCAGTCCAAATCCTCCATAGCCCATCTAAAacttctcagagcagcagtaCAGAGACACTCTGGTTCCACGTACAGCCCTACAGACATCAACAAACACCGCTCTACTCCACCTGCTGCAGAGCTGCTTCTATGCAGAAAGACCCCAACGATGGAGGGTCCCTAGCAGCCATCAGTGACCCTCTCACCATCAGACGCTCCTGGTCAGTGTAACAGGTTCACACACATTCCTCGTCACTCATTATTGGTGA is a genomic window of Gouania willdenowi unplaced genomic scaffold, fGouWil2.1 scaffold_398_arrow_ctg1, whole genome shotgun sequence containing:
- the LOC114460082 gene encoding protein NLRC3-like isoform X4, yielding MHKFIYFKGGPSTDPHLEGVDGSSGAELDAIFTLLEDNIISFVKAELKHMQKIVDGDDPECSESQMEDEDEEQRGSREAFLNITLYFLKRMKQEELAERLQSRTKAHRYQRELKSKLKKKFQCVSEGVAKAGSPTLLKEIYTELYITEGGGGEVNQEHEVIQIETASRRSDTAERAITLEELFKAPPGRPRPIRTVMTKGVAGIGKTLLTHKFTVDWAEDKAQQEVHFTFPLTFRELNVLRGRSFSLVGLVDHFFSGSKEAGICSFQDFLVLFILDGLDECRLPLDFLSTQTLTDVSESTSVEVLLINLIRGELLPSARLWITTRPAAANQIPPECVDMVTEVRGFTDPQKEEYFRRRSTDKEQVSRIMSHISTCRSLHIMCHIPLFCWITATVLEDVLKSREEGELPRTLTQIYSHYVVLQNKVKMVKFDGGAATDPHWSPQSREMMESMGKLAFEQLQKGMLIFYDSDLTECGMDLRAASVCSGVFTQVFREESSLYQDKVFTFIHLSLQEFLAALHVHQTFISSKVNLLEHKPLNLPHSGGQPDFNLLHQSAVDEALRSPNGHLDLFLRFLLGLSLPTNQRLLQGLLTQTGSDSQTNQRTVKYIKKKLSESLSTERSINLFHCLNEVNDRSLLEQIQRYMNSGRLSTEKLSPAQWSALVFILLSSQEHLDVFDLKSFSPSEEAFLKLLPVIKASKKVEYVTLEEHVFNYLTDKHL
- the LOC114460082 gene encoding protein NLRC3-like isoform X3 gives rise to the protein MHKFIYFKGGPSTDPHSLEGVDGSSGAELDAIFTLLEDNIISFVKAELKHMQKIVDGDDPECSESQMEDEDEEQRGSREAFLNITLYFLKRMKQEELAERLQSRTKAHRYQRELKSKLKKKFQCVSEGVAKAGSPTLLKEIYTELYITEGGGGEVNQEHEVIQIETASRRSDTAERAITLEELFKAPPGRPRPIRTVMTKGVAGIGKTLLTHKFTVDWAEDKAQQEVHFTFPLTFRELNVLRGRSFSLVGLVDHFFSGSKEAGICSFQDFLVLFILDGLDECRLPLDFLSTQTLTDVSESTSVEVLLINLIRGELLPSARLWITTRPAAANQIPPECVDMVTEVRGFTDPQKEEYFRRRSTDKEQVSRIMSHISTCRSLHIMCHIPLFCWITATVLEDVLKSREEGELPRTLTQIYSHYVVLQNKVKMVKFDGGAATDPHWSPQSREMMESMGKLAFEQLQKGMLIFYDSDLTECGMDLRAASVCSGVFTQVFREESSLYQDKVFTFIHLSLQEFLAALHVHQTFISSKVNLLEHKPLNLPHSGGQPDFNLLHQSAVDEALRSPNGHLDLFLRFLLGLSLPTNQRLLQGLLTQTGSDSQTNQRTVKYIKKKLSESLSTERSINLFHCLNEVNDRSLLEQIQRYMNSGRLSTEKLSPAQWSALVFILLSSQEHLDVFDLKSFSPSEEAFLKLLPVIKASKKVEYVTLEEHVFNYLTDKHL
- the LOC114460082 gene encoding protein NLRC3-like isoform X2, whose amino-acid sequence is MGQDLVKEQHEIQTEDQSLEGVDGSSGAELDAIFTLLEDNIISFVKAELKHMQKIVDGDDPECSESQMEDEDEEQRGSREAFLNITLYFLKRMKQEELAERLQSRTKAHRYQRELKSKLKKKFQCVSEGVAKAGSPTLLKEIYTELYITEGGGGEVNQEHEVIQIETASRRSDTAERAITLEELFKAPPGRPRPIRTVMTKGVAGIGKTLLTHKFTVDWAEDKAQQEVHFTFPLTFRELNVLRGRSFSLVGLVDHFFSGSKEAGICSFQDFLVLFILDGLDECRLPLDFLSTQTLTDVSESTSVEVLLINLIRGELLPSARLWITTRPAAANQIPPECVDMVTEVRGFTDPQKEEYFRRRSTDKEQVSRIMSHISTCRSLHIMCHIPLFCWITATVLEDVLKSREEGELPRTLTQIYSHYVVLQNKVKMVKFDGGAATDPHWSPQSREMMESMGKLAFEQLQKGMLIFYDSDLTECGMDLRAASVCSGVFTQVFREESSLYQDKVFTFIHLSLQEFLAALHVHQTFISSKVNLLEHKPLNLPHSGGQPDFNLLHQSAVDEALRSPNGHLDLFLRFLLGLSLPTNQRLLQGLLTQTGSDSQTNQRTVKYIKKKLSESLSTERSINLFHCLNEVNDRSLLEQIQRYMNSGRLSTEKLSPAQWSALVFILLSSQEHLDVFDLKSFSPSEEAFLKLLPVIKASKKVEYVTLEEHVFNYLTDKHL
- the LOC114460082 gene encoding protein NLRC3-like isoform X1, giving the protein MGQDLVKEQHEIQTEDQSSLEGVDGSSGAELDAIFTLLEDNIISFVKAELKHMQKIVDGDDPECSESQMEDEDEEQRGSREAFLNITLYFLKRMKQEELAERLQSRTKAHRYQRELKSKLKKKFQCVSEGVAKAGSPTLLKEIYTELYITEGGGGEVNQEHEVIQIETASRRSDTAERAITLEELFKAPPGRPRPIRTVMTKGVAGIGKTLLTHKFTVDWAEDKAQQEVHFTFPLTFRELNVLRGRSFSLVGLVDHFFSGSKEAGICSFQDFLVLFILDGLDECRLPLDFLSTQTLTDVSESTSVEVLLINLIRGELLPSARLWITTRPAAANQIPPECVDMVTEVRGFTDPQKEEYFRRRSTDKEQVSRIMSHISTCRSLHIMCHIPLFCWITATVLEDVLKSREEGELPRTLTQIYSHYVVLQNKVKMVKFDGGAATDPHWSPQSREMMESMGKLAFEQLQKGMLIFYDSDLTECGMDLRAASVCSGVFTQVFREESSLYQDKVFTFIHLSLQEFLAALHVHQTFISSKVNLLEHKPLNLPHSGGQPDFNLLHQSAVDEALRSPNGHLDLFLRFLLGLSLPTNQRLLQGLLTQTGSDSQTNQRTVKYIKKKLSESLSTERSINLFHCLNEVNDRSLLEQIQRYMNSGRLSTEKLSPAQWSALVFILLSSQEHLDVFDLKSFSPSEEAFLKLLPVIKASKKVEYVTLEEHVFNYLTDKHL